The window GATGTAGGTATTACAGGAAAAGATTGGGTAGGTGAAACAAATTCTGACGTTGAGGCAATTCTAGATTTAGAATATGGTAAAATTAAATTAGTTATAGCTTTTCCTGACAAATATCATTACAAAAATCTTGATGAAATGATTGCAGATTATGGTAAAAAGAAGAAAACCCTTCGTATTTCTTCAGAATATCTCACTACTGCTTCAAAGTTTCTAAAACAATGTAAGTCTTATAAAAAATACTATGGATCTAAAGATCCGCTAATTGTAACTCCTTGGATTCGACTTGGTACCAACAAAAATATTCAAATTCATTTATCTTTTGGTGCAACAGAAGCAAAGCCTCCTGAAGATGTTGATGCAATAATGGATGTAACTGAAACTGGAACAACTTTAAAACAAAATAAATTAAAAATTGTTGATGATGTACTTACATCAACTGCACACTTAATTGTAAACAAAAAATCATTAAAAGATCCAAAAAAACGTGAAAAAATTTTTGATATTATAACTTTGATGAGAGGCGCAGTACATGGCAAAAAATACTTGCACATATATCTAAATGTAGAAGAAAAAAACATGAAAAAACTTTTGATGCAAATGCCATCACTCAAAAATCCTACAATAAGTCCGCTAAGTGAAAAAGGATGGTTTAGTGTAAATACAGTCATCAAAAAAGAAGAATTTCACAAACTTATTCCTAAACTAAGAAAGATTGCTCAAGGTCTTGTAGTTCATGAACCTAGACAAATACTTGAACTTGAGGAGATTAAGCGTGACGAAGAAAATTGATGAAAACAATCAAAGTAACTAATATTGAAAAATTTGTAGAAAACATTATCCCAAAACAACCTCAAAATAATAAAACTGTAGTTGAATCTATTCTAAAAACTGTCAAAAAAAATGGTGATAATGCAATACGTAAATATGAAAAAAAATTTAGTGGTGCAACTATCACGTCATTACAATTATCTTCATCTGAAATAAAAAATGCATATAATAAAATATCTAAGACTGAACTTGATGCATTATGTTTAGTAAAAACTAGACTTGAAAAGACAGAATCTACAATAAAGTCATTATTAAAAAATAAAACCATTAACATCGATGGAATAAAAATCTCTAAGAAATTCATTCCAATTCAAAGTGTTGGATGCTATGTTCCTGGCGGCTTGGCAAAATATCCAAGCTCTGTAATAATGTCTGTGGTTCCAGCTAAAATTGCAGGTGTTAAAAGAATTGTGGTTGTATCTCCTCCAAATTCAGATGGAAAAATTGATCCTCTAACTATTGTTGCTGCAGATATTTGTGGTGCTGATGAAATTTTCAAAACAGGCGGTGTGCAATCAATTGCAGCGTTATCCTATGGAACAAAAAGTATATCTAAAGTTGATAAAATTGTCGGTCCTGGAGGTGCATTTGTAACTACTGCCAAATCATTGATTAATAAAAACACTGGAATTGATATGTTAGCAGGTCCTACTGAATTAGGAATTATAGCCGATAATTCTGCTAATCCTAGATTCATCGCATTGGATCTAATATCTCAAGCGGAACACAGTAGTGACACCTTTTGTTATTTAATCACAACTTCATACAAACTTGCAAAGTCAGTAAGTAAAATTATTTCAGAAATAGTACCAAAAATTCAAAGAGAGAAGTTTGTTCACTCTAGTATAAAAAATAATGGTTTTATTGCAATCTGTAAAACTAAATCTGATATGATTAAACTT of the Nitrosopumilus sp. genome contains:
- the hisG gene encoding ATP phosphoribosyltransferase; the protein is MSQIRFAIPKGSLEEATFKLLERSWTKVNRKDRAYRVYLDDPNIVVKMLRPQEIPNLVAEGLYDVGITGKDWVGETNSDVEAILDLEYGKIKLVIAFPDKYHYKNLDEMIADYGKKKKTLRISSEYLTTASKFLKQCKSYKKYYGSKDPLIVTPWIRLGTNKNIQIHLSFGATEAKPPEDVDAIMDVTETGTTLKQNKLKIVDDVLTSTAHLIVNKKSLKDPKKREKIFDIITLMRGAVHGKKYLHIYLNVEEKNMKKLLMQMPSLKNPTISPLSEKGWFSVNTVIKKEEFHKLIPKLRKIAQGLVVHEPRQILELEEIKRDEEN
- the hisD gene encoding histidinol dehydrogenase codes for the protein MKTIKVTNIEKFVENIIPKQPQNNKTVVESILKTVKKNGDNAIRKYEKKFSGATITSLQLSSSEIKNAYNKISKTELDALCLVKTRLEKTESTIKSLLKNKTINIDGIKISKKFIPIQSVGCYVPGGLAKYPSSVIMSVVPAKIAGVKRIVVVSPPNSDGKIDPLTIVAADICGADEIFKTGGVQSIAALSYGTKSISKVDKIVGPGGAFVTTAKSLINKNTGIDMLAGPTELGIIADNSANPRFIALDLISQAEHSSDTFCYLITTSYKLAKSVSKIISEIVPKIQREKFVHSSIKNNGFIAICKTKSDMIKLANYLAPEHLQIMTKNSESLSSKIITPGLILLGNNTPSSASDYVLGSNHILPTNGFGKIRGSLSVLDFIKTSTQVTCSKSSLSKIAKHLQTLTKAEGLPNHYEAIKGRLK